One region of Streptomyces sp. CG4 genomic DNA includes:
- a CDS encoding indole-3-glycerol phosphate synthase: MFTSVLMIEKALTSADVEFVTTLHGDEQVTFHVLLQPRGDQADRLLRAIDDIALGELDEAVRERETPEGEDARSVGRQALDVSVQALRAAGSQAEGRLVEDHPLDALKSLVAEVSADEVIVLTDPHYVEEFFHRDWASRARHKVGVPVLKLFSHSKA; encoded by the coding sequence GTGTTCACAAGCGTTCTGATGATCGAGAAGGCCTTGACGTCCGCCGACGTGGAGTTCGTCACCACCTTGCACGGGGACGAGCAGGTCACTTTCCACGTGCTCCTCCAGCCGCGCGGCGACCAGGCGGACCGCCTGCTGCGGGCCATCGACGACATCGCGCTTGGCGAACTCGACGAGGCGGTGCGCGAGCGGGAGACCCCGGAGGGGGAGGACGCCAGGAGCGTCGGACGGCAGGCCCTGGACGTGTCCGTACAGGCCCTGCGGGCGGCCGGGAGTCAGGCCGAGGGGCGGTTGGTCGAGGACCATCCGCTGGATGCGCTGAAATCGCTGGTCGCGGAGGTGTCCGCGGACGAGGTGATCGTGCTCACCGACCCCCACTACGTGGAGGAGTTCTTCCACCGGGACTGGGCTTCCCGGGCTCGGCACAAGGTGGGGGTGCCGGTGCTGAAGCTGTTCTCGCACAGCAAGGCGTAG
- a CDS encoding pyrimidine reductase family protein, which translates to MTDVFGAPGADAFVDREWSLAELAAVYAYPEPVPGAPRSWLRANMVSTLDGAAQHEGRSQPISSAADMRIFGTLRALADVIVVGAETVRQEVYRPARARAEFAAAREAAGQAPAPAVAVVSASLDLDFSLPLYTSPLVPTLILTGAAAAPDRIAAAEKAGAKVVIAGEGRGIEPARAVRALASLGHTRLLTEGGPRLLGQLIAAGVLDEMCLTLSPMLTAGDAQRVAGGPSVAVPRRFELVSLLEDAGFLFGRYRRS; encoded by the coding sequence GTGACGGATGTGTTCGGTGCGCCCGGTGCCGACGCGTTCGTCGATCGTGAGTGGAGCCTCGCCGAGCTGGCCGCCGTCTACGCCTACCCGGAGCCGGTGCCGGGCGCCCCCAGGTCCTGGCTGCGGGCCAACATGGTCTCCACGCTCGACGGCGCCGCCCAGCACGAGGGGCGCTCCCAGCCCATCTCCAGCGCCGCCGACATGCGGATCTTCGGCACGCTGCGGGCGCTCGCGGATGTGATCGTGGTGGGTGCGGAAACGGTGCGGCAGGAGGTGTACCGCCCCGCACGCGCGCGTGCCGAGTTCGCCGCGGCCCGCGAGGCCGCCGGCCAGGCCCCGGCTCCGGCGGTCGCCGTCGTCTCCGCGAGCCTGGACCTGGACTTCTCGCTCCCGCTGTACACCTCGCCCCTGGTGCCCACGCTGATCCTGACCGGGGCCGCGGCCGCCCCCGACCGGATCGCCGCCGCCGAGAAGGCCGGCGCCAAGGTCGTGATCGCCGGTGAGGGCAGGGGCATCGAGCCCGCGCGCGCGGTACGCGCCCTCGCCTCTCTGGGCCACACCCGGCTGCTCACCGAGGGCGGTCCCCGGCTGCTCGGCCAGCTGATCGCGGCCGGGGTGCTGGACGAGATGTGCCTGACCCTCTCGCCCATGCTCACCGCGGGGGACGCACAGCGCGTCGCCGGGGGGCCGTCGGTCGCCGTGCCGCGCCGGTTCGAGCTCGTGTCCCTCCTCGAAGACGCCGGATTTCTGTTCGGTCGCTACCGTCGCTCCTGA